aagtagatttttttagactccttcccttttaatagtattgatgatgATAATGGAAAGTCTAAGAAGAAACCAAAAGTTGTAGTTGTTGAGGTGAGATTCCAAAAGTTGGCTTTAAGTTGTGCATACTTTGTGTCTGCAATTTTCAGTAGTACTTTCTTACATATGTGTATGTCTTATAGGTCGAGCAAGAAGATGGAGATACGAGCAGAGGCGTGCCTACAGTGTATTGAAAAAGGCATTCGCCTCAGGCCCCCGATTAATATGACTATTTTTAGGgccccaaaatttaaaataatttctaatcTAGTGGTTtagacttattaaaaaaaacatttctacgAAAATTAATTAACTCATTTTCtgaattcatgtattttttttctatataacataatataacatatttacgttataaacttatttttttacagTATTAGACTTGTGTATTtggtgaaaataatatatcatattagaaaattatttttattacagttgtaaataagtttatttttagaACTTGCCTTAGACCCCTTAAACTCTTCGCACGGCACTGGATACGAGGCAAAGCCTGAATCTTTGAGAAGAAAGTTGAAGTGCTGATTCTTTTTAAGTTAACTAGAGAATGCAAAATTTTAAGGCCTTTGGTTTTGTATTTGTTCTAGTAGAGGCTAATATGCtgagatgtttttttttccttttatgtaaGATTGTTTATACTATGATGTTCTTGAATTACTTTTTTGCATCAAGAACCATGACTAGCATATTCAAGCAAGCTCTTCGATTGAATCAGAGTACTCTTTCTTTGTCTGCTTTGAATGAGTATGACACACTGtctcagaaaagaaaaagaatattgcCTTTTTTTCAGACTTTGTCACTGTGGTTCTTTGTAGAttcaagacacacttatcaatATCAACAGATTTTATCTgcacaaataattttttttttttttgccaattaCATCAATTAAACCGCCGGGTGATGAAAAACAATACCGCAAACTCTTGTAAGAAGACATGGAGAAAAAGGTAACGACGTAGGAGTAGGAGGAAATGAAGATTAGAGAATGAAGCATCCACATCGTTTTGCTTCTTTCGGACGTTCGAACCATTGATCCCATGTCGCGTTCACTGGCCCTATTGTTCTGCAAGTAGTAACCAAATCAGAACAAATCATCTAATAATAgtctatagaaaaaaaaaatgaaggaaaaGAGGCAAAAATTTACAGGGGAAGAAGAGGATCTGGTTTGCTGTCAACACTGTCTAAGAACCTGCATATCCATTCGACAAAAGTTATGGAACGAGAGATTATTCATTAAGATAATGCAGAAATTCGTTCTGTACTCTTTGCAAGAAGCTGAGGCTTTGTTCATCTTTTCAAGCTGCTCCAGCTCTTCCTGAATATATTAACACGATTTATATAACCATGCACACATTTATAGGTGGACAAGAGCTTAAACCCCAAAGGATCAAAGATATTAACCAAACCTAAAATCAAAGACTCTGCTTCTACACTACATTTCCTAAAGCGAGTGAGATTGCTCATTATCTAAGGCCCTTCTTCTTTCTACTATCTCCAAGCTAATACGAagaagagctttctttaaaaGCCTGAGATATCAATCAAGCCTTTTGGGAATCTAAGATGCAATTGTTGCAAAAGACTAAAGAGAAGACACTACTAACTAACTCATTGAACGAAACTGCTAATAAAATCAATGCTTATTTATCTTCATCCACTCATAGAATCTCATTCGAGACACCCTTAATCAGATCAACACATTTGCTATATAGCTTCCCAAttccaaaaaaactaaaagtttCAAAACTTTCATATACCATTGGAAAGAGCACAAAAGATTTGATCCAATACAAAAAACATACCTCTAAGAAGCGAGCTTCTTGTTGGAGCCTATTGAGTTGGGCATGGATCCTGTGTTTGCCTCTTGTATCAACGACCCGCCCCGATAGCTGCTGACCCGACGAATTCGAGCTACCCACTTCCATTCGAATTGGTTGAGATAATCCAAtgacagagaagaagaaagacaacCTTTTTTTCCAAAATGGACTGCAACAACTTTTACTCAAAACGACAAAAAGTTACTCATAAACCTTACACAAAAACCCACCATTGATTGTTACTACAAAGCTTGAGAAACAATCAGATCTCAGTGACTACACAAAGAGAAAGAGTAGATGGAATTcaatagaatatttttaaaaaaaaaattcaactactAATACAATAGTTGGGCGAGACTTCGAAAAGAGCTTTTCCGATGATCGAAaggtttttttgaaaaagagagaaaggcGACGGAAAGAAGAAAAGGTAAATGATTATCTCTTTTGTCTCCTCAGAAAAATTTAGATTTCATATCATATACTCACGCGCCGATTCGGTGCTTTATGGGCCTGTTTGTGGCCCAATGAAGTGTAATTATTGATAGCGTCACCACTCTTTACGGTAACTTTTCACCAATTTCAATATTTGTCTGGACTTTTTAAGTATTTAAGTAGAATATTTACCATTCGACTTATTATAGtcttaaatgatttttttcaactctgtttttttgttgttgcttgTTTTAGAGTTAAACACTTTGCTTTTTCTTTAGCAATCGGCTACTTTAGTTTGACCTCGCGTGCACCAAAAGCGGGTAGGGGAAGGAGTAAACTGTAGGGTATGTGTGACTAGTTCTGGTCAAAGTTTGACCATGTACGCTGTTTCTTCAGTTCTTAATGCAATATATGCCAAACCTTGAATCGAGTCTTTCCCCAAATAGATGGACCCCAACCCAACGTCTGACTGCCACGTGACTGACCCCACGTCTCCTTTCTCTTTCACTTTAGCGTTGCCTTATGTTCGGAATGACCCAATAAAGGGCTATAACTTTCAACATTAGCCCATTTAAAGATTCTACTACTTCCAGAGTTCCATCAGCCTAAAGAGACGCATAGACGCAAGTGGTAAGGGGTGTGGAAGAATGTAACCAAGTAAAACGAAAAATGCACAACCCTCTTTGCATTTGCAGTTTATATAAGATTAATATTTTGTCCTGTTTTCACTAGATGTTTGTGTAAGCTACATGTATCTTTACATGATATGTCTCAAGCACTCAAGTGGATATGGTTATGGCAAATATGGCACACATGCTTGCTGaggtttataatttagattCTTTGTAAACTTGCACCAGTTTGATAACATTGGCATGGAACATTCAGCTGCTTTGAGTTGTATTTAATTGTCATTTGTTTGCATTATGGATTATTGTCgcgattaaatttttttgagaccaatccaaaaaaaaaatgcacaaTTAGAAAGTGTTGAGACAAATTGTAGTactataaaaaatgttataaaatgtaaaaagaaagaaCATCTAGG
The Brassica napus cultivar Da-Ae chromosome A1, Da-Ae, whole genome shotgun sequence DNA segment above includes these coding regions:
- the LOC106378744 gene encoding guanine nucleotide-binding protein subunit gamma 2, which gives rise to MEVGSSNSSGQQLSGRVVDTRGKHRIHAQLNRLQQEARFLEEELEQLEKMNKASASCKEFLDSVDSKPDPLLPLTIGPVNATWDQWFERPKEAKRCGCFIL